The stretch of DNA TTATTAATAAATGTTATAAAAAAAGATGTAATAATACCATATGCAAATATAGTAACCGCACTTAACCTGAATATAAAGATGGAACTTACTGCCATAACGACGATTGTACCAATAAATAAATATTGTTTACGGTTGCAGGGACGCATTTTCCTGCTGATAAAATAAAATGAAAACAGTTGTATCGTTGAACATATCAAAGTATAATACCCAATAAGCAATTCACTGCTGACAAGAGCGTATAAAAGAATATTGCTTAAAAACATCATTACCCCTTCCCGGAATCCTCGAATAGCTTCTCCTGCCATGGCATATCTCCAATTTATTTTTTTAAAAGGCATAAGTAAAATGGATTTTATATAGTATTGCTTATTTACCGTTTTCATTGGAATTCTTGTACTTAATACAACAGCAATTACAAATAGTGTCAACGAAACTGAAAAAATTAAAATATAACCTTTTAATCCCTTTAAAGACTCAATAATTGCCCCGGCAACAAAAGGTGCAACCATGGTAGCCAATGAAAAAACCAGCCCCTGGATGCCCATTACATAGTCCCGGTTATCATCACTCGAAAAATCATAACCCAGTACATTATAGCTAATGTAATAAAAACCTCCGCTCATCCCTAGCAATATGCCTAATATCCATATATAGTGTGCCGCCTTATCCTGTACTATCAAAAGAATAACATAAAGAATACCGTAACATACAATTCCCAGCCGAAGGTTAAATGTGAGGGATGTCCTCTTTGCAAGCCAACCTCCTATTATAGCTGTTGCTGCAACCGACGAAAAGTGGATAGCATTAAATAGTACTACTATGCTC from Petroclostridium xylanilyticum encodes:
- a CDS encoding MFS transporter, with product MKGLKLIKTYIVGKLHPQSYLSPELITLLTVHAIFLLAVGLSNTFINIFLWRVQKSLSIVVLFNAIHFSSVAATAIIGGWLAKRTSLTFNLRLGIVCYGILYVILLIVQDKAAHYIWILGILLGMSGGFYYISYNVLGYDFSSDDNRDYVMGIQGLVFSLATMVAPFVAGAIIESLKGLKGYILIFSVSLTLFVIAVVLSTRIPMKTVNKQYYIKSILLMPFKKINWRYAMAGEAIRGFREGVMMFLSNILLYALVSSELLIGYYTLICSTIQLFSFYFISRKMRPCNRKQYLFIGTIVVMAVSSIFIFRLSAVTIFAYGIITSFFITFINNPSAALIYWVIHKTPNSKKRRIEGIVAREVYLNIGRVTGVLLLLAMPEDIKVIAYVILGLGVSQIIMWYLFNKVKTE